The following coding sequences lie in one Pseudomonadota bacterium genomic window:
- a CDS encoding carbonic anhydrase — MRKNILCFLPLIIVTVLWNFQVHAEMRPVKKIRAGIPPFSVIGKIIQSNQKAVHQESKRSKKRNNAPFFTWLTDTDASIQPHFLLSSNDGKIYTVRNIGNQLELSSGAVDYGILSMHTPVLMITSNTDNQSVSQFMTGYQQLSPEAQTQFEGLKNALGEPGKFKEGKTADFDEQLLTNIEKNIDFQVAQAISRYEKRIVTGRLVVVGSILDLDNQYGRGEGRLILINVNGETNAEGLHKMQIMTQIPPELVNSYVGRERQQKRHRNPAREPARINH, encoded by the coding sequence ATGAGGAAAAACATCCTTTGTTTTCTGCCATTGATCATTGTCACCGTTCTTTGGAACTTCCAGGTTCATGCTGAAATGCGCCCGGTTAAAAAAATCCGCGCCGGCATCCCGCCATTCAGTGTTATTGGAAAGATCATACAATCCAATCAAAAGGCCGTACACCAAGAATCGAAACGATCAAAAAAGAGAAACAACGCACCATTTTTTACATGGCTCACCGACACGGACGCGAGCATCCAGCCGCATTTTCTTCTTTCTTCCAACGATGGAAAAATATATACGGTGCGCAATATCGGCAACCAGCTTGAGTTGTCTTCCGGAGCGGTTGATTACGGCATTCTCAGCATGCATACCCCGGTATTGATGATAACCAGTAATACCGACAATCAATCTGTGAGTCAGTTCATGACCGGCTACCAGCAGCTTTCCCCGGAGGCCCAGACGCAGTTCGAAGGCCTGAAAAATGCGCTTGGTGAACCGGGAAAATTCAAAGAGGGGAAAACTGCAGATTTTGACGAGCAACTTTTGACAAATATTGAAAAAAATATTGATTTTCAAGTCGCCCAGGCGATTAGCCGTTATGAAAAGAGAATAGTTACCGGAAGATTAGTCGTGGTGGGAAGCATACTTGATCTGGATAATCAATACGGCAGAGGGGAAGGCAGGCTGATCCTCATAAATGTCAATGGAGAAACAAACGCCGAGGGTTTGCATAAAATGCAGATAATGACCCAGATCCCTCCGGAGCTGGTTAATTCGTATGTTGGCCGCGAACGCCAACAAAAACGGCACCGGAACCCGGCAAGGGAACCTGCTCGAATCAATCATTAG